The following DNA comes from Planctomycetota bacterium.
CGAAGCCGATGCCGCGCGGCCGACGCGAATGAAATCGAACCGGATGCAGACCGGTGCGCCGGGCCGCGGCTTCCATGTTAGCTTGATGGCTCAGCGATCGCGAGCGCTTTCGCGAGCGTGAGATCCTCCGGCCGTGTGATCTTGAGGTTGCGAAGATCGCCCGCGACGATCGCGATCGGCTCGCCGAGTCTGGCGACCAGGCCGGCGTCGTCCGTGCTGACCGGGTCTGGCTGCTCGTATGCTCGTCGCAGCAGGTTGGCCTCGAAGAGCTGCGGGGTCTGAACAAGCACAACATTTTCACGCGAGAGCTCGGCGGTCGCGATGCGAACGCCCGATCCGTCCTCCGGGCCTGCTCTGCGCAGCGTGTCGGACGCGGCGATCGCGGGCACGACCGCACGGTGCGTCTCCGCGGCGATGCGCAGACGATCAAGCATGTCGGCAGGCGGCAGCGGGCGGGCGCCGTCGTGCACGGCGATGTGCGTCGCCTCCGCGGGCACACATCCGATCGCGTGCCGAACCGACTGCCAACGATCGCGGGGACCACCTGGGCAGACCGTGGCGCCGATGTGTTGCACCGCTGCGGCGTGCGACTGGAGAAATCGGCGTCGCTCGGCCGCGTCGTGCGGCCCCGCGACAATGACGCTGCTCACGTGCAGGCCGTCGGCGACCCGCGCGAGCGCGTGACCCAGCACCGAGCGGTCCCCGATCAGCGCGGCGAGCTTGTCGGTGGTGCCGCCGGCGGACCGGTACCGCGTCGAGGCGCCGGCTGCGGGGACGATCAGGCAGATGTTCATAACCGCACCGGGTCTCGCTTGCGGGTGGATGACGCGGTGGTCGCCCGTTACCATGGCGGCCCGCAGGGGACAGTACCAGATACTCGGTTCAAAAGATGGGGATGAACACGATGCTGATCAATGAATACGCCGCCTGGATGGAGGCTCAGCCCGAAACCGGGGCGGACGGAACGGTCGAGGACGCTGCGGCAGCGGTTGAAGACGCGGCCGAGGCCGTCGAAAGCGCCGCGGCGGCCGAGGAAGCCGCGCCGGTCAACGAGGCCATGGAGGGCGCGATCTCGCGGTTCACCGATGGCGACATCTCGAGTGACGACCTGATGTTCGCATGGACAGCGGTCGGGCTGCCGATCGTCAAAGCCATTGTGCTGATCATCGCCGTGTTGATCATCTCCGGCTGGGTCCGGAGGATTGTGCTGGGCGTGACGCGGAAGGCCAAGGTCGACGAGACGCTCGCGCGGTTCTTCGGCAACATGGCCAAGTACATCGTGATGATCCTCGGCGGCCTGGCGATCCTGAGCACGCTCGGAGTCGACACGACGAGCTTCGCGGCTGTGATCGCGGCGGCCGGTTTCGCGATCGGTCTTGCGCTGTCGGGTCTGCTCGGCAACTTCTCGGCGGGCATTATGCTGCTGATCTTCCGGCCGTTCAAGGTCGGCGATGTCGTCAGCGCGGGCGGCACCACGGGCAAGGTCGAGTCGATCGAGCTCTTCACGACTATCTTCGACACGCCCGACAACCGCCGCATCATGGTGCCAAACTCCGAGATCTTCGGCGGCACGATCGAGAACATCACCCACCACCCGACGCGGCGGTGCGATGTGGCGGTCGGCACGGATTACCCGGCTGATATCGACGAGACCCGCCGCGTGCTCGAGCGCGTGGCCGGTGAGGTCGAGGGCGGGCTGGCCGACCCCGGCGCGGTCGTCTACCTCAGCGAGCTCGGCGGCTCGAGCATCGACTGGGCCGTCCGCGTGTGGTGCAACGCCGGCGACTACTGGGCCGTCAAGGAGCGGCTAACGCGGAACATCAAGGTCGCGCTCGATGAAGCCAACATCGGCATCCCGTACCCGCAGATGGATGTGCACATCGACGGGGCCGTAAAGCAGGGCTGATCCCGCCGAACAGTGCAAGATTCTTCAACGCCCGGCCCCGTGCCGGGCGTTTTCGTTTGGAGGCGCTGGAAAGCAGCCGATATCTGTTGCAGGTCGAGAGCCGCTTTGGCCGGATGGCACACCGCCTTGGGAGCGAGACATGCAGAAGATGACGATGCTTGCAGTGATGCTGAGTGCATGCGTAGCGGGCGCGCAGATGCCGATGTTTGAGATGGTCCGCGATCCGTTTGGAGAGACCGGGTTTGAGCCGCTCGGCTTCGGCGGCGGGGCAAGTTTGATCGGGATCCGCGAGCATCATGAGGGCGGCTGGGAGTACGGAGCGTTGACGGCGACGGGCATCGAGGTCTTCGATTTCGCCTCGCTCAGCCCATCGCGGCCGCGTGCTGCCGGGTTCCGTGGCGACTGGTTCTTGTTTGAAGGGCTCGATGCATCCAAGCGCGATCACCGGCTCGCCATCACGCGCGACGGCAGGATGAACGAAGCCTGGTCACCATTTGAAGGGTCACGACTCGAACAGGTCAGTCTCGGGATCAACGGCACGATCGCCGCGATCGATTACACCGAGAAGGACCCGACGGGCTTTTCCAACGGAATTCTCGTGTTCAACGACAGTAAGTCAACGTTGATCCCGGGCTCGGACAATCGCTCGCTCCACGGCATCACCAACGACGGTCGCTTCTTTGCCTCCGACAACGGGCTTCGGTCCTCGTTGTGGAGCATCAATGGGACACGTGAAGAGGTCCCTGTACCGTATGAACCGTTCGATTTTGTTTTGCCCCTGGAATCCACATCTTCGCATGGCGTGCCGGTGATCGACGTCAACTACATCAGCGGGGATCCACGAACGGACACGTTTGTCACATATATCAACGGTGAATCAACCGTATACAACGTGCCGCAGGCGGTTTTCAATGCAGTTATCAGCGACGCTGATCTGAACGGCATGGCCGTAGGAACGCACTTCGATGACCGCTTCTGGACGTGGACGGACACGCCTCCGCTGCGGCGTGGGTCGCTCTGGCTGGACGGTGAGTTGTTCTTGTTGGACGATCTTGTCGACAAAGCGTTCACGACCCAGGAAACGATCAGCCGCGGTCTCTCTATCTCGACCGAAGGCGAGATCCTCGCGGTCTTCGATGGTGCTGGCCAACCGGCCGAGTTCGTCCTTCTCCGCCCGATCCCGTCGCCCGGTTCGCTTGCGCTGCTGGCGAGCACAGGCGTGTTGGCGGTCTGGCGTCGACGGTCGTTGTAGCGGTTCTGCGGAGCGTAGAACTCGGAGCAGGATGCAGACGTAGAATAACTGTCGCTGGGAAGCCGGCAAGCTTTTTGATATCTGGGGCCGATGTGGTTTCGAC
Coding sequences within:
- a CDS encoding mechanosensitive ion channel family protein; amino-acid sequence: MNTMLINEYAAWMEAQPETGADGTVEDAAAAVEDAAEAVESAAAAEEAAPVNEAMEGAISRFTDGDISSDDLMFAWTAVGLPIVKAIVLIIAVLIISGWVRRIVLGVTRKAKVDETLARFFGNMAKYIVMILGGLAILSTLGVDTTSFAAVIAAAGFAIGLALSGLLGNFSAGIMLLIFRPFKVGDVVSAGGTTGKVESIELFTTIFDTPDNRRIMVPNSEIFGGTIENITHHPTRRCDVAVGTDYPADIDETRRVLERVAGEVEGGLADPGAVVYLSELGGSSIDWAVRVWCNAGDYWAVKERLTRNIKVALDEANIGIPYPQMDVHIDGAVKQG
- a CDS encoding 2-C-methyl-D-erythritol 4-phosphate cytidylyltransferase, translating into MNICLIVPAAGASTRYRSAGGTTDKLAALIGDRSVLGHALARVADGLHVSSVIVAGPHDAAERRRFLQSHAAAVQHIGATVCPGGPRDRWQSVRHAIGCVPAEATHIAVHDGARPLPPADMLDRLRIAAETHRAVVPAIAASDTLRRAGPEDGSGVRIATAELSRENVVLVQTPQLFEANLLRRAYEQPDPVSTDDAGLVARLGEPIAIVAGDLRNLKITRPEDLTLAKALAIAEPSS